Within the Dolichospermum compactum NIES-806 genome, the region CTCAAGTATTAATTTCATCAGTTAAATCTCTTAGAGGTTGTTTGAAAAGTGTTAGGTTGTGATTTTAGGTGTACACCGTAGCTTGCTAAGGGGAGAACTAGAGTCAAAGTCCTTCTTTTCAAGGGGGATTTAGGGGTATCTAAAAATATTTGATACACCATGAGGGACTTTTCAAACACCCTCTTATTTAATTTCGACGAATTTACCATCCTTAATTTGCACAAGAATAGATTCACCTTGACGTTCTCTTTCTTTTGTAAACTCAAGTGGATAGCCTGATGTTTCCCTGCTATCGAGCTTGACTTTTTCTAATCCTTCTAATACTGTAGTCCGTGATAGATTGTTAGATAAAACTTTAATAAAAGCCTGAGTTGCATCATAGCTAGTTGCAGTCCGCCAACTAATACCTCCTCCCCATATTTGATCTAATTTTTGGGCAAAAGGTTTAGCTTGTAATGTTTCTCTAAACCAGGGTATGACAATTATTAAACCTTCAGTATCTTTTCCGCGTCTAACTAAAGTTTCATTATTATAAAGAGTATCTCCACTGAGCATTTTTAATTGTCGTATTGGCGGACTATTTCTTAATCTCTCGTTCCTGCTGGTAATCTCTTTAGCAATCTTAATGGCAATACCAGTGCTTTGTGTATCTGGGAACAAAAACGCTGCTTCTGCTTTTTTCTCACCATATACGCTTTTAGCAACTTCTTTCTCAGCATCAAATGTAGTAGCAGTTAAATCAATCATCGGTTTACGAACTACCTCACCCCCTAATTTTTCAAATTGATTTGTGAATATTTCTCTGATACTATTACTATAGTCGCTGTTAGGATTGGCAAAAATTACTGCCTTTTTTAATTGTAAATTCTTATAAGCATATTCAGCGAGTTTTCTACCTCCATTTTGATCAGAATAAACTGCTCTAAAGAAAACTGGGTTGTTGAGTAAAATGCTAGTGCTAGTTGGTGAAATAACTGCTAATCCTGCTTTTTCATATTCTGGTAATGCAGTTTGGGTAGCATCACTAGAATTATGTCCAATTACTCCTAGTATTGAAGTATCTTTCACTAATTCTTGAGCTACTTGTTCAGCTTGATCATTGTTACTATCATTAGCAATGACTATTTCTAGTAACCTACCATTAAGTCCTTTATTTTTAGTAAATTGATCTTGTGCTTGCGCTACACCACGTAATATTTCTTGAGCATTCACAGTTTTAGTGTCCGTTGGTACGACTACTGCTAGGGTAATAGGAGAACCTGCTTCACGAGCTAGGGCATTGTTATAATAAATTACTACTTCTGGGTCATTTCTGTTTGCTTGTATAGCTTGTTTAAATAAATTAGCTGCTTGTTGATAATCGCCTTTTTGGAAAGCCCGAATACCTTGATCACGGAATCTATTAGGAGTGGTAGAAAATAAGGTTCTTTCTCCTCGACTAATTCTACTATTATCTGCTACACAAAAAACTCCAAATTCTTTCTTTTCCCCTGCTGGACAAGTTCTGAAACCTGGATAAATACCTAAACTCACAACTGCGATCGCGATGCCAGTTACCCCCCACTTCAGCCAATTTATATTTGCTATAGGAGTTTTCTTTTTAGGTGTTGTATCTTCTTCTTGAGGTAGTGGATTAGTGTTTGTCATGAAGGCATTAATTTTTTCTAGTTCTTGTTGGGCAATGTTGTTATTAGGATCAATTTCCAGTATTAACTCACACTGTTGTATTGCCTCAGTCCGTTTTTTATTAACTATCAACTTATGTATATAATTTCCTCTTGTTTGCAAAAGTCCGTTTTTGCTACGTTCTTTATCAATATTGTAAGCTCTTGTGTAAATCTCTATGGCTTGCTCAAAATTGTCATTTTTTGAATATTGTTCAGCTACGGTCAATAAAGGATCTAAAACAATATCTTGTTGATGATTAATAGAATAAAATAAATAAGCTCGGTTATACAGTTCACAGGCTTTATCGAGGGATTGAATACTTAAATCTTGAATCTTTAAATATTCTGCGGCTAAAGATTTTACAGTTTCAAAGTTATTAGGATTAAGGTGTAACGCTTGTTCATACAGATGTAATGCTCTGTCAGGGTGACTTTGTGCTACTGAATTAAGATTATTAACATCAATTTGGTTAGTGCTTTCTACATTCTTAATTTCTTGTTCTAACGGATGTTCTTTACATAACAACCGACGAACTAATTCCATTTTAACTTTACATTTTGTATCATCTAAAAATTCATATTCAACTAATTGTTCGTGTGCTTTTATCAAATATCCTGTTGACACTATTCCATATTTTTCTAATAGGGTTAGTGGTTGTTCAGGAATAGATTGATTTTCTGTAATAGCTATCTTTTGAGATTCTGCTACTGCGGAAAGAATAATTTGCTGTTCAGGAGTCAGTCCAAACCAGAAGTCTAAAGCACCTTGAGCTAGTACAATTGCTTGATCTATAATACTTTCAACATCTGTATCAGTTATCCGTAAAAACTCAGGTCTTGGGTCTCTTGTATAGTCATTGCGTGCTGTACCATAAAGAGCAAAGCAAATAACTTGAATAAAATAAGGATGTCCTGCGGATAAATTGAAAATAGCTTCTATTGCTTCTGGTTGATATGTTAAAGCTACTGTATCAGATTGAGTAATTATTTTTTTAGTATTTTCTCTATCTAAAAAACCAATTCTATGATATGGTGCTTCATGCAATAAAGAAATCAACTTTGGTAATCTTGAGATATGCCTACCTACAACTGCAATAATAAATAGTCTTTCATGTAGTTCTCGTAATAGTTCTCGTAATTGGATAATATGCCTTGCATTTGGCTCACTTAAAACATCAAATTCGTCGCAGAGAAAAACCAATTTTTTACTACCTAAGCGATCATAAATAGTTGGCAAAAATTGACTGGAGAAAACATTAGTGTCAGATTTTATATCATCTGCTAGACTATCTAAAAATTCTTCATCTATTGACAGATCCCCTAAAATTTTTTTTGCCATCCCGTGTAAAATATTTTCGAGAGGTGAACTTTCTTGAGCTTGAAAATCAAAACTAATAAAAATAAATTCATCTTCAATAGCTGCTGCAATATTTTGAGGAATAAATTTCAGTATTGAAGTCTTACCAACTCGTCGTTGTCCGTAAAATAAAATTAGTTGCACATTGTGTTGCAGACTATCATCAATCAGACTGAATATATCTTTGCGTCCAAAAAGGTTTTCAGGATCTCTAATTGGAATACCTACTACATAAGGATTTTGCATATTTCATCTTCTCACAACTTATAAATTCAATTTCACATCAATCACTTTTCATAAACTTAGTAGAGAAGTTCCATAAGACTTTCCTACTCAAAAGTTTATTTAGGAAATACTGGCGCTACTTTTGCAATCCAATCTAAGACAGACCTTACCTTCTGTGGATGATTTCCCAACCAAGTAACTACTTCTTTAACCTTCCCTACTTGTCCATGACTGATAAGATTGAGAAATTCTTTTTCTCTATCTTTAATTAAAGTATTTGATGTCTTCAAAATTTCCTCTGTCACCCATTTTTTCATCAGTGATGAGGTGAAAGAGTAAAACGTTCCTGTATCCGTAGAACTGGAAGTAATTACACCCCTATCTTCTAATGTACTTAACCAGCGTCTATGTTGGGTAAGAATACGTCCTATACCATCCAAATTAAATTGAATCTCCTCTATATGACCTCCCATATCTAACAAAGCTATTAGCATTAATAAGGCTTGGTCTATTTCATTACATCTGTCCCAAATGGTTTGAAAAATTTGTTGCGTATCTCTTTCAAAACCCTTAGCAAATGTGTCAATATCGGGCTTTGCCCCGGCTTGTATCTGTCCCCATAGCAAGAAACTAGCAGTTTGTACTAAAGTCGGATGTCCACCTGTAATATTGATAATTTCGCCCCGTAACATTGGTGGTCTAATTATTGTCAATAGTTTAACCAACTCACTCGTAGTAAATAGTTTCAGAGATTGAAATAAGTAGTGATTGTACCAAGGAGAAGCATTAGGATTAGGTTTAGGACCACAATCAGGTTGACTCAGGGGTTGAAGTGAGGTAACAATCATGGATAGATATTGACTTTCTTCTGCATGAACAGCCAAGTTACGACATTGGGCTAAAAATGTTACCATTTCCGCTTCTGTGTATTGATCATTGCTTACTAAAGCTGCGTCTAAATCATCTACCAACAACAATAAAAATTTACCTTTTCTCCCTAATCTCCGTAGTGCTTGGCGTAAACTATCATTTGTAACTGTTTGTTCAAGTAAGGGTTTAATTTCCGCTTGTAATTGCGGTTCGCTGTCTAATTGATCACACAGCATAGTTAAGACCTCGCGCCAAAAACCAGCAGGAGTGAAGGGAATGATGTTTTCGCAGCTAAGTAAAATAATGACAACCTTAGATGGATCTATACCATGTTCTCGCAATGCTTGTTCAGAAGCAAGTTTCCGCAAAAATGAGGTTTTACCCATTCCCGGTCCACCCCAAATGGCACAATGACTGCGCTTATAGATTAGGTCAAAGGCAAAGTTAACTTCTGATGTGCGGCCTACAAAATGTTCTGGAGGAACTGGTTTACCTGGAAAAAAGGGATTGGCCATGGTGAATTTGAATAGTTCGATAAATTAAAATTTTTGGAACAATATAATATCAGTAGTGTACTTGTTTTATCTCTTAGAAGCAATATGCAATCTGAATTTAATTTCTTTCAGCACTGGTATCCACTCGTACCTATAGAAGACTTGGAACCGCAAAAACCTAAACCCATCACCTTATTAGGAAAAAGATTAGTAATTTGGAAACCCAGTAACTCAGAAACATATCGGGTATTTTTAGATCAATGTCCCCACCGTCTCGCACCATTAAGCGAAGGTAGAATAGAAACTAAAACAGGTAACTTAATGTGTAGTTATCACGGTTGGGAATTTAATGAAAATGGCATTTGTCAGCGTGTTCCCCAAGCAGAAAACCCAGAAATTATCGCTAAAAATCAAGAAAATTTTTGTGTTGTTTCCTTTCCTGTTCGTCAACAACAGGAACTACTTTGGGTGTGGCCAGATCAAAAAACAGCAGCAATAGCTGAAAATACACCTTTACCTTTATCACCCCAAATAGATGCAGAGAAAGGATTTGTGTGGTCGAATTATGTTCGAGATTTGGAATACGATTGGCAAACATTAATAGAAAATGTAGCAGATCCTAGTCATGTTCCTTTTTCTCATCATGGAGTTCAAGGTAATAGAGAAAAAGCTAGACCTATAGCTCTTAATATAGTCAAATCAACCATTAATTTAATTGAAGTAAATATCGAAAGGGGAGTCCCCACAACTATTACATTTGAACCACCTTGTAGATTAGAATATACAATTGAGCTTGGTAATACTGGCAAAAAATTAGGTTTACTGGTTTATGCTATTCCTGTATCTCCTGGTAAATCAAGAATAGTTGCTCAATTTTCTCGCAACTTTGCTAAGACCTTAAATCGCTTAATACCTCGTTGGTGGGATCATATTCATGAAAGAAATCTAGTATTAGATGGGGATATGATGCTACTAAATCAGCAAGAGTATTTATTACAGAAGAAACAATTACATGAAAGTTGGAAAACTGCTTATAAATTANNNNNNNNNNNNNNNNNNNNNNNNNNNNNNNNNNNNNNNNNNNNNNNNNNNNNNNNNNNNNNNNNNNNNNNNNNNNNNNNNNNNNNNNNNNNNNNNNNNNNNNNNNNNNNNNNNNNNNNNNNNNNNNNNNNNNNNNNNNNNNNNNNNNNNNNNNNNNNNNNNNNNNNNNNNNNNNNNNNNNNNNNNNNNNNNNNNNNNNNNNNNNNNNNNNNNNNNNNNNNNNNNNNNNNNNNNNNNNTTAGTGTGACACTTGCGTAAGTCCTATTACCGACAAATGCTGATAAATTAGTCATTGAATTTCGCAATTGGTTTGATAAATATTGTCAAGGTAAATTACCTTGGCATGAAGTAGGAATTAATGTGAGTGAACCTACACCTATTAATGATAATCATGCTGAAATGTTGGATAGATATAAACAACATACTCAACATTGTAGTAGTTGTCGAACAGCGGTTAAAAATCTAGAACGGTTGCAAATAGGACTTTTAGCATATTTTGTAATTATTATATCTGGAGTTGCTGTATTACCTGATCATTGGCGGTTACAGCTAGGTTTACCATTGGTAATTACTGCACTTTTAGGTTTAGGTGCTTACAGTTGGCTAAAATTTTCGCTCATTCCTAAATTCTACTTTGTAGATTATATCCATGCTGAAAAATAAACAATTAAAAAATAAAGAATGAATCAATAATAAACTCTTAGCAATCACCCATTACCCATTACCAATTACTAAAGCTTCAATTCCAAACGTTGAAAATCTTGCTGAATTTCAGACCATAAAGCTTTATTGTATGGGTCAGTTTTTAAGGCTTTTTTCAGATAAATTTTGGCTTTTGGGAGTTGTTTTTCCGTAATTAAGGCTCGTCCCCAGATTTGATAAGCGATCGCTAACCATTGTCGCACCTCCCCATCCTCCGGTAAACGCGCCAGTAAAGCCTCTGCTAGAGCGATCGCCTGGGGAAACCGTTTTTCCAGCAAAAATCGCTGTAACTGCTCATAAGTCTTCCACTTTAACCGCTCTTCAATCTCCTCCAAATTTGGTGGATGAGGTGTAACCATTGTTTTTGGTGCTGCTGGTTGAGTTTGCACTTCTGTAGCGCTAGAAACATGAGTTTTCACCGCACTACTCCTTGGCTTAATTTCCTCCGGTGGTAAAACCGCTTGGAGAAACTTATAAGCCTCAGTCACCGCAATAAACTTATCTTTCGCTTTGAGATCATCTGGGTTGATATCAGGATGATATTGCTGAACCAATCTGCGATAGGACGCTTTAACATCAGCAAAAGAAACTCCCGACCTTAAACCTAATATCCGGTAATAATCTTCAAGATCCATGTTGCTTCGTTTGACTTCAATTCAAAATTCAAAACTAAAAATTCAAAACGAAAAACTCAGACTTTTGAACCTTACATCTTGAATTTTGAATCATTTTCCCCTATTTAAATACGTTCTTCAATCACACGATCAATTAAACCGTATTCCTTAGCTTCTTGAGCAGACATAAAAAAGTCACGATTCATGTCTTTCTCAATTTTCTCTAAAGATTGACCAGTATTATCAACATAAATTTGATTTAACTGGTGACGAAGCCGCAAAATCTCCTTAGCCTCAATAGCGATATCGCTGGCCTGACCACGAGTTCCACCAGAAGGTTGATGAATCATAATTCGAGAATGAGGTAGAGCCATCCGCTTCCCCTTTGTCCCCGCAGCCAACAGAAAAGATCCCATAGAAGCAGCCAGACCAACACAAATTGTCACCACCTCAGACTTAATGTGTTGCATAGTGTCGTAAATCGCCAATCCCGCCGTTACCGAACCACCGGGAGAATTGATATACAAATAAATTGGCTTAGTTTGATCATCGGAATCTAAATAGAGCAAATAAGCGACAATCGCATTAGCGATACCATCATCTACTTCCTCCGTCAAAAAAATAATGCGCTCCCGAAATAGACGATCTTCGAGATCGATCCATTGTTCATAAGTGCTACCTGGGAGACGATAAGGAACTTTGGGAATACCAATAGGCATAGGACAATTTTAGTGAAGACTATGAAAATAGAACTGGAGAATTTCCGTCAAAGTTGAAAAGCCAGAATCCAAAATAGAGATTAAGCTCAAATAGAGCTTGGCAAACTCTTTGTACTTTCTAGCACCCGATCAATTAGTCCGTATTCCTGCGCTTCCTGGGGAGTCATATAGAAAATACGTTCACTATCTTTCGAGATTTTTTCGGCTGTTTGTCCCGTATTTTGGGAAAAAATATCAAAAAGTATGTTTTTTTTCTGCAACACCTCTTCCGCATTCACTTGAATATCTGTTGCTTGACCCTGAGTAGCTACACTAAACTGAGTCAGAGCAATATTGGCATGAGGTAAACTGAATCTTTTTCCCTTTGTCCCAGATGATAGAATCAATGCTGCCATACCCACCGCTTGACCCAAACAGATAGTAACAATTTCTGACTTGATGTACTGGATTGTGTCATAAACCGACAAACAAGCCCTAATTGACATCATTCCCAAAGTTTCATCCATACCAGCCAACACAGGATCACCCAAAGAATTGATATAAAGGTAGATTGGTTTACTCTGATCCTCCGACTCCAGATATAACATGGCAGACATCAGGGAATTAGCCAGAGTCGTATTCAGTGGACGATTCAAGAAAAGAATCCGCTCCTGCGCCATTCGTTGATCAATACTGACCCACTGCCACTGGTTACCACCAGGAATGTTATAAGGAACTTTTAGTGATGAATCAACAGCCATAGGGATAATTAGAAGAAATTAGAGATGATGAGAACCGATTTAACGTGAGTTCGGTGTTAGGAGTTCGGAGTTCGGAGTTCAGTTTTATGATTTTTCAACGAGAGAATAAGGGTTTGAGACTCCTACTTGGGGTGAGTTTTCCACAAATTATCGTTATGTCGAACTCACGTCAATTTAAGCAATCATTGGTAAAGGTTTCGGCAGATCCTTCATGCTTTCGAGAACGCGATCAATCAATCCGTATTCCTTGGCTTGTTGGGGAGTCAAATAAAACATCCGCTCAGTGTCCTTCGCAATCTTTTCAGGAGACTGTCCAGTGTTTTGAGAGAAAATATCCAAGATAGCCGTTTTGTTGGCTAAGACTTCCTTGGCGTAAATTTGAATATCTGTTGCTTGACCTCTAGTCCCACTGCGAGGTTGATTCAGGACAATAGTGGCATGAGGTAGACTAGCTCTCTGACCCTTAGTTCCGGCAGATAGAATCAGCGCTGCTGTTCCCAATGCCTGACCAATGCAAATTGTATGTACGGGTGTTTTGATATAGTTAATAGTATCACAGATAGCAAAAGCTTCCGTTTCGTAGCCGATCGCATCCCCTGTGTACCAAGATGTCCCCGTTGAATTGATGTAAAAGAAAATTGGCTTGTCTGGATTGTCAAATTTCAGATAAAGCAACTGAGCAATAATTAGCTTGGTTACATCAACGCCCATTTGCCGTTTGTATTCATCTGCTGAAACTAAAGGCATTCCCAGATAGACAATTCGTTCTTTTAAAAGTAGAGAAGCTAAATCTGGTGGCGGTGTCCGGTAGGAACTGTCGCCGTAGTAAGAAGCTTGAACTGACTTGATGGGGGAATTTTCCATAGCAACTGATGATCTGAGATTATGCCGTTAATGTATTACATCCTAGCGCGATGCTCACCCAATTTAGGGTGCGGATTTCTCCCTGATAGGGAAAAAAGCTAGATTTTAGAATATTTTGTTCTTAATTACCTTTAATTCCTAAGACAACACAATTTAAAATGTTGTGACATCAGGTATACGTTTTCAAATATATAGCATCTGAATGATAAACGCTATATCTATAATTAAAAAATTGGTTGTAAATCTAAAATAAATCCTGGTAATACATCTTCTCCAGATAAACTTGTAGGAGATTCTAGAATTTCTGTTTCCTGATTTGGACGATATATTTCTACTTGTTGATTTTTAGGATTAATTAACCAACCTAACCGCAAACCATTGGCGATATATTCTCGCATTTTAGCTTGAGTATCTGCTAAATCATCGCTTTCAGAAACCAACTCAATCACAAAATCAGGACATAAAGGCAAGAACCTTTTTCTTTGTTCTGGTGTGAGTGCATTCCATCTTTCTATCTTAATCCAAGACACATCAGGAGAACGGGTAGCACCATTAGGTAATTTAAAACCTGTAGAAGAATCAAAAGCTTTTCCTAAACCATTTTGGCGATTCCAATATCCTAAATCCAGACACATTTCAAAATTTCTATTTCCCGTTTCTCCTCCTGTTGGTGACATGATACTTAATTCTCCTTGAGCCGATAATTCTAAACGTAAATCTTTATTAGCAGCAACCACTTCCACAAATTTATCATCTGTGAATTTGAGTGATTGTGGTATTTGTAAAGTTATAGCAGTCATGATTCATACCTCGTGACTAATCTCTATTTATTTCCTCGTTCCCTCGTTCCCAGTCTCCGACTGGGAATGCTGTCCGGGAGGTTCTACCTACCATTTTAACGATATTTTCAGAACAGGGCGGTTAGAAACCGCTTATACACGAATGAAATCCACCTGCGTGGGTTAAAGTTAAATTCCAAATTTCTTTTAGTTCACGTAGCGTTCTGAAGGAATAGGTGGACTTTGGTTGTATAGCCGCGAATTATATTCGCCCAAAACTTGTTTTTCTATTATTAAAGCAAGCGATAAATAACTGCTCCGGTAGATTCGTGATTAGCCATTTCCATTAATCCATCAGCACAAATAGTCTCAAGAATGGAGCGAACTTCTGAAGTAGGTTTGCTAAGTTCAATAACTGCATCAGTCATGGATATACTTCCACCTTTATTTTGAGCTAATTTTAAAAGAGCAACAATATCATTTTGCTTGGATATTGCAGGTGTTATTGCTCCTTGGGAAACCTGTTGCGGTGGTAGTTGAATACTAGAAAGATCAGAACCTGATCCTGGTATTTGTCCTGTAACTTGTCCACCAAGATTAACCACAACAGTTTGGGTATTGGATTGATTATTGTTTTGATTACCACCGTGTAATGCCAAATATTTCAGGGTTTTCTCATCCACCATTGCAGGAATTAGTGCCAAATCTATAAGCTGACCAAAACCAAACAAACCCCAGGTAAAAAGATAGATAAGACCTGATAGTGGTTTACCAGCATAAAAACGATGAATACCACCCAATCCTAAACACCAGAGTAGCCAAAGCAAATAAGCAGTGCTTTTATTAATCATGATTGATAGTAAGTGTATGTAGTCTAGAAACAAAAATAGCACATTAAGACTTAGATTTGATTCTGAAATCCGTATTTTTCGGGGTTGCACTTGTAAAATCAACATCCTAAAAACTTGTGCTGCGTCTAGCTGCAAAAGCAATGGTAAATGATCGAAGCGAAGCGTCTTTTTATCTCTAATTAAACTATGCCAGCCTATATAAGTAATAAAAAGCACGAAAACTCTGGCGAACATTTTAGATAACGCATATTTCATAAAATTATTTTCCGTAGTATAGAGGATGCCATTTGAAGCTATTTATAAAATTGTGTATGTCTGAGACTAGATAGGAAATTGAAATTATGAAAGTTAATTTACAACTGGCTTTAAATGATGCAGGTATTGACGCAAATCAAACCAGCACTCAACGTCAATTAGCAATATCCGTTTCTGCTGGTGGTGAAACTGTGGATCGGACTGTGCCATTGAACTTATGCTTAATTCTCGATCATAGCGGTTCAATGCAAGGAAAATCCCTAGAAACGGTGAAAAATGCCGCTTGTTTGTTAGTAGATCGTCTGAGTCCTGAAGATCGTCTGAGTGTGGTTGTTTTTGACCACCGGGCCAAGGTTTTAGTCCCCAATCAATTAATTACAGATCGCCAACATATCAAAAAGCAAATTAAACAACTTACCGCTGATGGGGGAACTGCTATTGATGAGGGTTTACGGTTGGGAATTGAGGAATTAGCCAAAGGTAAACATGATACAGTTTCCCAAGCATTTTTACTGACTGATGGGGAAAATGAACATGGTGATAACGATCGCTGTTTGAAATTTTCCCAATTAGCCGCCAGCTATAATTTAACTCTAAATACATTGGGATTTGGTGACAATTGGAATGATAAAGTTTTAGAAAAAATCGCTGATGCTGGCATGGGTACAATGTCTTATATTCAACACCCAGATCAGGCTGTATCGGAATTTGGGCGGTTGTTTAGTCGAATGCAAACAGTGGGGTTGACCAATGCTCAACTATTATTATCTTTAATGCCTAATGTCCGACTGGCAGAACTCAAACCCATTGCCCAAGTGTCTCCAGATACCATTGAGTTACCAGTACAACCCGAAAGCGATGGCCGCTTGGTGGTGAGATTGGGCGATTTAATGAAAGACTCCGAACGGGTAGTTTTAGTTAATATTTATGTGGGACAGTTGCCAGAAGGTAAACAGGCGATCGCTAATGTTCAAGTCCGCTACGATGACCCCGCCCATAACCAAATCGGACTATACTCCCCCAATCTACCAATTTATGCTCATGTCACCAGGGAATACCAACCAGCACCAAATCCCCAGGTACAACGGTCAGTTTTAGCTTTAGCCAAATATCGCCAAACCCAGTTAGCCGAAACGAAATTACAACAGGGTGATCGGGCTGGTGCAGCAACGATGTTACAAACTGCGGCAAAAACTGCGCTGCAAATGGGCGATGCTAGTGCAGCAACGGTATTACAAGTTTCCGCCACCCACCTACAAGCTGGGGAAGAGTTATCAGAAAGCGATCGCAAAAAAACCAGAATTGTCTCAAAAACTGTTTTGCAAGATGCTTCCCCTCAATGAAAGTTCAACTAACATCGGCTCTAAATGATACCAACGTTGATGCTGCCCAACAAAGCAATCAACGGCAACTCTCAATTTCTATTTCCGCCATTCCTGCTGAATTTGAACAAAGTTTACCCTTGAATCTCTGCTTGATTCTCGATCAAAGTGGTTCTATGTCCGGTGAACCCCTGAATATCGTCATTCAAGCAGTTGAGCAATTATTGGATCAATTAAAAGTTGGTGACAGGATTTCCATCATCGGTTTTGCTGGCACGTCTGGAGTCATTATCCCCAACCAAATCATCCAAGATATTGAAAGCATCAAAACCCAGTTAAGAGCCAAGCTAAAGGCTGCTGGCGGGACTGTCATCGCCGAAGGTTTATCCTTGGGGATTACAGAACTACTCAAAGGCACAAAAGGGGCGGTTTCCCAAGCCTTCTTACTCACAGATGGTCATGGGGATAACGGGTTACAGATTTGGAAATGGCAAATTGGACCAAATGACAATAAACGTTGTTTGCAACTTGCCAAAAAAGCCGCTAAACTCAACCTGACAATTAACACTCTGGGTTTTGGTGATGACTGGAATCCAGATTTATTGGAAAAGATTGCTGATGCTGGGGGTGGTACTTTAGCTTACATCGAGAACCCAGAACAAGCTGTAACTCAATTTGCCCGGCTGTTTCGGCGGGTACAGTCGGTGGGATTAACAAATGCCCATTTACTTCTATCTTTAGTACCTGCTGTCCGTCTGGCGGAACTCAAACCTGTTGCCCAAGTTGTTCCAGATACCATTGAATTAGCAGTAGAAACCGATTCTAATGGGACTTTAATAGTGCGGTTAGGGGATTTGATGAAGGATAGCGAACGGGTTGTTTTAGCGAATATTTATCTGGGACAATTGCCAGAAGGGAAACAAGTCATTGGTCATATTCAAATTCGCTATGATGACCCATCGTTGAATAAAGAGGGTTTACTTTCTCCCTTAGTGCCAATATATGCCAATTTTACCAAGAGTTATGAACCTGCTCTCAATTCCCAGGTGCTAAACTCGATTCTGCTTTTGGCTAAATATCGGCAAACTCAATTAGCTGAGGCAAAATTAGAACTAGGCGATCGCCTTGGTGCTGCCACAATGTTACAAACTGCTGCTAATACAGCCTTACAAATCGGTGATACCTGTGCAGCCACTGTGTTACAAGTTTCGGCAACTCGCTTACAAGCCGGTGAAGAGTTATCGGAGAGCGATCGCAAGAAGACAAGAATGGCATCCAAGACTATTTTGAAAGAATAGCTGTAGGGTAGGTCTTTTGGCCTACCTGATCCAATTTTCGGCAATTTTCGAGCCAGCGATCGCTCTAAAATCAGTATAAACATCCGCCATATCAGATTTTATTGAATTTGTACACACCTTATAGGC harbors:
- a CDS encoding vWA domain-containing protein → MKVQLTSALNDTNVDAAQQSNQRQLSISISAIPAEFEQSLPLNLCLILDQSGSMSGEPLNIVIQAVEQLLDQLKVGDRISIIGFAGTSGVIIPNQIIQDIESIKTQLRAKLKAAGGTVIAEGLSLGITELLKGTKGAVSQAFLLTDGHGDNGLQIWKWQIGPNDNKRCLQLAKKAAKLNLTINTLGFGDDWNPDLLEKIADAGGGTLAYIENPEQAVTQFARLFRRVQSVGLTNAHLLLSLVPAVRLAELKPVAQVVPDTIELAVETDSNGTLIVRLGDLMKDSERVVLANIYLGQLPEGKQVIGHIQIRYDDPSLNKEGLLSPLVPIYANFTKSYEPALNSQVLNSILLLAKYRQTQLAEAKLELGDRLGAATMLQTAANTALQIGDTCAATVLQVSATRLQAGEELSESDRKKTRMASKTILKE